A single window of Microbispora hainanensis DNA harbors:
- a CDS encoding glycoside hydrolase family 3 N-terminal domain-containing protein has translation MTSRLTPVWIPALVALLAVALGAVFVGGREAARAANAPYQDPSLPVATRVDDLLSRMSLDDKVGQMTQADRSALTTISDVAAYRLGSILSGGGSAPSSNTPSSWADMYDNFQRQALSTPLGIPMIYGIDAVHGHNNVAGATIFPHNIGLGATRDPGLVERIGRATAEEVSGTGIDWTFAPCLCVARNDRWGRTYESFSEDPQLVTQMTTIVDGFQNAGNASILATAKHYVGDGGTTGGRDQGNTELSEADLRAIHLPPFKAAVERGVGSVMVSYSSWNGVRMHGNRYLITDVLKGELGFTGFVVSDWAGIDQLDGQSGFTANEITTAVNAGIDMVMVPTDYKRFISLLRQEVQAGRIPMSRIDDANRRILTKKFELGLFEKPLTDRSYTSTIGSSAHRALAREAVRESLVLLKNAGNVLPLSKSGGKIFVAGKSADDIGNQSGGWTISWQGSSGNITTGTTILQGIRDAVGSGTQITYNRDGSGIDSSYRAAIAVVGETPYAEGQGDRTGSMGLDSTDLATLQRLKASGVPLVVVLVSGRPMDIAGQLDQWNALVAAWLPGTEGRGVADVLFGDYAPTGKLPMTWPRSADQEPINVGDGKQGLFEYGFGLTYTGASPSPSPSPSPSPSPSPSPSPSPSPSPSPSQSPSPSPSRSPSPSPSASPSASAGGCVVTYKPNDWGSGFTADVTITNRSSSPVNGWRLQWTYAGNQRITNSWNSTITQSGQQVTATNADWNGTIGANGGTANFGFQGTYSGSNPAPAAFTLNGTACATG, from the coding sequence ATGACATCCCGGCTGACACCCGTCTGGATTCCCGCGCTCGTGGCGCTGCTCGCCGTGGCGCTCGGCGCCGTCTTCGTCGGCGGTCGCGAGGCCGCGCGGGCGGCGAACGCCCCCTACCAGGATCCGAGCCTTCCGGTGGCGACGCGGGTGGACGACCTGCTGTCGCGGATGTCGCTCGACGACAAGGTCGGGCAGATGACCCAGGCCGACCGGTCGGCCCTGACGACGATCTCCGACGTGGCGGCGTACCGGCTGGGCTCGATCCTGTCCGGCGGCGGCTCGGCTCCCTCCTCGAACACCCCGTCGTCGTGGGCCGACATGTACGACAACTTCCAGCGGCAGGCGCTGTCGACCCCGCTCGGCATTCCGATGATCTACGGCATCGACGCCGTGCACGGGCACAACAACGTGGCCGGCGCGACGATCTTCCCGCACAACATCGGGCTCGGCGCGACCCGCGACCCCGGCCTGGTGGAGCGGATCGGGCGGGCGACGGCCGAGGAGGTGTCCGGCACCGGCATCGACTGGACCTTCGCGCCCTGCCTGTGCGTGGCCCGCAACGACCGCTGGGGCCGTACGTACGAGTCCTTCAGCGAGGACCCGCAGCTCGTCACGCAGATGACGACGATCGTGGACGGCTTCCAGAACGCCGGGAACGCCTCCATCCTCGCCACCGCCAAGCACTACGTGGGCGACGGCGGCACCACGGGCGGCCGGGACCAGGGCAACACCGAGCTGAGCGAGGCCGACCTGCGGGCCATCCACCTGCCGCCGTTCAAGGCCGCCGTGGAGCGCGGGGTGGGCTCGGTGATGGTGTCCTACAGCTCCTGGAACGGCGTGCGGATGCACGGCAACAGATACCTGATCACCGACGTGCTGAAGGGCGAGCTGGGCTTCACGGGCTTCGTGGTCTCCGACTGGGCGGGCATCGACCAGCTCGACGGGCAGTCCGGCTTCACCGCGAACGAGATCACCACGGCGGTCAACGCGGGCATCGACATGGTGATGGTGCCGACCGACTACAAGAGGTTCATCTCCCTGCTGAGGCAGGAGGTGCAGGCGGGCCGGATCCCGATGTCGCGGATCGACGACGCCAACCGCCGCATCCTGACCAAGAAGTTCGAGCTCGGGCTGTTCGAGAAGCCGCTGACCGACCGCTCCTACACCTCCACGATCGGCAGCTCGGCGCACCGCGCCCTGGCCCGCGAGGCCGTACGCGAGTCGCTGGTGCTGCTCAAGAACGCGGGCAACGTGCTGCCGCTGAGCAAGAGCGGCGGCAAGATCTTCGTGGCGGGCAAGAGCGCCGACGACATCGGCAACCAGAGCGGCGGCTGGACGATCAGCTGGCAGGGCTCGTCAGGCAACATCACCACCGGCACCACGATCCTGCAGGGCATCCGCGACGCCGTCGGCTCCGGCACCCAGATCACCTACAACCGCGACGGCAGCGGCATCGACTCCTCCTACCGCGCGGCGATCGCCGTCGTCGGCGAGACGCCGTACGCCGAGGGCCAGGGCGACCGCACGGGCTCGATGGGCCTGGACTCGACCGATCTGGCCACGCTGCAGCGGCTCAAGGCGTCCGGCGTGCCGCTGGTCGTGGTGCTCGTGTCCGGGCGGCCGATGGACATCGCCGGCCAGCTCGACCAGTGGAACGCCCTGGTCGCGGCCTGGCTGCCGGGCACCGAGGGACGTGGCGTGGCCGACGTGCTGTTCGGCGACTACGCCCCGACCGGGAAGCTGCCGATGACGTGGCCGCGCAGCGCCGACCAGGAGCCGATCAACGTCGGTGACGGCAAGCAGGGGCTGTTCGAGTATGGCTTCGGGCTGACCTACACGGGCGCCAGCCCGTCGCCGTCTCCCTCCCCGTCGCCTTCCCCCTCACCTTCGCCGTCTCCGTCGCCGTCTCCGTCGCCGTCCCCGTCCCCGTCCCAGTCCCCGTCCCCGTCCCCGTCACGGTCGCCCAGCCCGTCGCCCAGCGCCAGCCCGTCGGCATCGGCGGGCGGCTGCGTGGTGACGTACAAGCCGAACGACTGGGGCAGCGGGTTCACCGCGGACGTGACGATCACCAACAGGTCGTCGAGCCCGGTCAACGGCTGGCGGCTCCAGTGGACGTACGCCGGCAACCAGAGGATCACCAACTCCTGGAACTCGACGATCACGCAGTCGGGCCAGCAGGTCACCGCGACGAACGCCGACTGGAACGGAACCATCGGCGCGAACGGCGGCACGGCGAACTTCGGCTTCCAGGGGACCTACAGCGGCTCCAACCCCGCCCCCGCCGCCTTCACCCTGAACGGGACGGCCTGCGCGACCGGATGA
- a CDS encoding peptidylprolyl isomerase, producing the protein MNNLDASLAGGVVAGSARGRPVDGHVAETPGAARVTVGVLSPDGVLAMDGAVAATAGDRVITVAEVDRRLRLVRGGPLASRLPRPETAEGRNLRRWLVQVMVAEALCEQEAARLGLVPDHVGPENPLPTPRPLPAPGLCPPGPSSGGTAVAPEAVLTLAGALRTGGVAAAVLAVSPAARAVCRVLAEGHEPAEDEVRDYYRRNLDRFTTPETRWVRPFGPVRRGEITGPIEDAVFAARHGETVGPVEGPGGPWTLVVERIEAARREPYAAVRERIRAELAQESGERAFARWLDARHADSVVLTPGHEHPADPAQPDADHRH; encoded by the coding sequence GTGAACAACCTGGACGCTTCCCTGGCCGGCGGCGTGGTGGCCGGTTCCGCCCGGGGCCGGCCGGTGGACGGCCACGTCGCGGAGACGCCGGGAGCGGCGCGCGTGACCGTGGGCGTCCTCTCACCGGACGGCGTTCTCGCGATGGACGGCGCGGTCGCGGCGACGGCGGGGGACCGGGTGATCACGGTCGCCGAGGTGGACCGGCGGCTGCGCCTGGTGCGCGGCGGCCCGCTCGCGTCCCGGCTGCCGCGCCCGGAGACCGCCGAGGGCCGCAACCTGCGCCGCTGGTTGGTGCAGGTCATGGTGGCCGAGGCGCTGTGCGAGCAGGAGGCGGCCCGCCTTGGCCTGGTGCCAGACCACGTCGGCCCGGAGAACCCCCTCCCAACGCCGAGGCCTCTCCCGGCGCCGGGGCTCTGCCCACCGGGCCCGTCGTCGGGCGGGACCGCCGTCGCGCCCGAGGCCGTGCTGACGCTCGCGGGCGCGCTGCGCACCGGAGGAGTCGCGGCGGCGGTGCTGGCCGTGTCACCGGCGGCGCGCGCGGTGTGCCGGGTGCTCGCCGAGGGCCACGAACCGGCCGAGGACGAGGTGCGCGACTACTACCGGCGCAACCTCGACCGTTTCACGACTCCCGAGACGCGCTGGGTCCGTCCGTTCGGGCCGGTCCGGCGCGGGGAGATCACCGGGCCGATCGAGGACGCGGTCTTCGCCGCCCGCCACGGTGAGACGGTCGGGCCCGTGGAGGGCCCCGGCGGCCCCTGGACTCTGGTGGTCGAGCGGATCGAGGCGGCGCGGCGGGAGCCGTACGCGGCCGTGCGGGAGCGGATCCGCGCGGAGCTGGCGCAGGAGAGCGGGGAGCGGGCCTTCGCCCGGTGGCTCGACGCACGCCACGCTGACTCGGTCGTGCTCACACCGGGGCACGAGCATCCGGCCGACCCCGCCCAGCCCGACGCCGACCACCGGCACTGA
- a CDS encoding NEW3 domain-containing protein: MRVTAVESTELFVHPATGDDVPCQVVRVVLGEVPDGVPLVVEVTGPGVRGERTVDGRAPDGRAPDGRAPDGRAPDGRAPDGRPPDTVVEVPVRVTAPAAVPGARVPITVRAGAGRERCTAEGELLVAEPGWTVWMIPHFHYDPVWWNTQAAYTATWDHAGGAAQANRQEFQHAGFDLVRLHLDTARREPGYTFVLAEVDYLKPYWNAHPEDRAYLRRLLAEGRVEIMGGTYNEPNTNLTGPEATIRNLVHGIGFQRDVLGGDPATAWQLDAFGHDPQFPGLAAEAGLTSSSWARGPYHQWGPMLVGGGWGDPSVMQFPSEFEWVSPSGRGVTTHYMPAHYSAGWWMDSAPALEQAEAAVYELFTLLKKVAATRNVLLPVGTDYTPPNKWVMEIQRDWNRRYVSPRFVCGLPREFFAAVRAEGVRLTPQTRDMNPIYTGKDVSYIDTKQAQRHAETRLADAEKFAAIATATLGAPYPHAALDKAWRQIAYGAHHDGITGSESDQVYLHLMTGWREAYDLGGKVLDASLRRLGEGLTGVAVWNPSSWPRTDLVRVRLTLPEPGSYGVALDPPTRGVLLEHPERHLDGSLAAVDAVFVADDVPALGYRTFRLVPTREPARIGWAVREGTRIANATHAVEADPERGGTVTSLMVEGRELLQQDRVGNELLVYDEHPAHPRFGEGPWHLVPSGGVTGSAAAPAEVHVAECPAGRRIVVTGKVGPVAYTQEITLWDGLPRVDLTTHVDEFHGSDVLLRLRWPVRAPGALPVSEVAGAVVGRGFGLIDVDSAEHPWTLDNPAHNWFALSSTARVVLRSPAGRPLGARAVGVAEIIAPRDADAADLRDLAVALVRQGVTSTCSTGPGTRYGNLAVDSNLPDVRIAVGTPDENPFVAALLDDTEAAELRARLAAEGRARLWVPADEPLEKVWVPGADLTGLRDLPVLVVCGEGAVGELIEDLADAAVEVVTDAEPADASLDDFTIGLINRGLPGFAIDPSGAMHVSLMRSCTGWPSGVWIDPPRRTAPDGSGFQLQHWPHAFECSLVAGPGDWRAADLVRLGHDVNHPLAATVGRDGPAGESRSFLETGPGLVLTALKAAGNPIASGRTPGPVTALTARVCEAGGRTVPLSIATTLPLDTGSGGTAPWRRADLLENVTGDAPGTLDGMEIVTLVAPLRPVPSGDVAGDRATGPRVNGPKAGVATADVAGLRAGGSEASGPGRSAGGRLAAWGNAPVVPEIEPHQPVHTRYWLNNTGPAPMGDLPVAVHLSPSDLDVSGSVDLTLTIASGLTEDRAEGVVTLTAPDGWSVTPAVRPYVLPPGGHATVPVRLTPPADAEIGLHVLAARIEFGGQAYEDVTRLHVVRPGEGGRRSPGLEVSLEGLGHPPHLRLRPGDRAEVVVRLRSEARSPVAAQAQLVSPWQTFEMFPEWNGGAVVPPEGEAEVCFPVRVPPGARPGRWWALVKVACAGWLHYTDTIEVEVEP; the protein is encoded by the coding sequence ATGCGCGTCACCGCCGTCGAGTCCACCGAACTGTTCGTCCACCCGGCCACCGGAGATGACGTCCCGTGCCAGGTGGTCCGGGTCGTCCTCGGCGAGGTGCCGGACGGCGTGCCCCTGGTGGTGGAGGTCACCGGCCCCGGGGTGCGCGGCGAGCGCACAGTCGACGGACGCGCCCCGGACGGACGCGCCCCGGACGGACGCGCCCCGGACGGACGCGCCCCGGACGGACGCGCCCCGGACGGGCGTCCCCCGGACACGGTCGTGGAGGTGCCGGTGCGGGTCACCGCGCCCGCAGCGGTTCCGGGCGCGCGCGTCCCGATCACCGTACGGGCCGGCGCGGGGCGGGAAAGGTGCACGGCCGAGGGGGAGCTGCTCGTCGCCGAGCCCGGGTGGACGGTCTGGATGATCCCCCACTTCCACTACGACCCGGTCTGGTGGAACACCCAGGCCGCCTACACCGCCACCTGGGACCACGCGGGCGGCGCGGCGCAGGCGAACCGGCAGGAGTTCCAGCACGCGGGGTTCGATCTCGTACGGCTCCACCTGGACACCGCCAGGAGGGAGCCCGGCTACACGTTCGTGCTCGCGGAGGTCGACTACCTCAAGCCCTACTGGAACGCCCACCCCGAAGACCGGGCCTATCTGCGCCGCCTGCTCGCGGAGGGCCGGGTGGAGATCATGGGCGGCACGTACAACGAGCCGAACACCAACCTGACCGGGCCCGAGGCGACGATCCGCAACCTCGTCCATGGCATCGGCTTCCAGCGCGACGTGCTCGGCGGCGACCCGGCGACGGCCTGGCAGCTCGACGCGTTCGGGCACGACCCGCAGTTTCCCGGGCTGGCCGCCGAGGCGGGCCTGACCTCCAGCTCGTGGGCGCGCGGGCCCTACCACCAGTGGGGCCCGATGCTCGTCGGCGGCGGCTGGGGCGACCCCTCGGTGATGCAGTTCCCCTCGGAGTTCGAGTGGGTGTCGCCGTCGGGACGCGGGGTCACCACGCACTACATGCCGGCCCACTACAGCGCCGGATGGTGGATGGACTCCGCGCCGGCCCTGGAGCAGGCCGAGGCCGCGGTCTACGAGCTGTTCACGCTGCTCAAGAAGGTCGCCGCCACCCGCAACGTGCTGCTGCCCGTCGGCACCGACTACACCCCGCCCAACAAATGGGTCATGGAGATCCAGCGTGACTGGAACCGGCGCTACGTCTCGCCCCGGTTCGTCTGCGGCCTGCCCAGGGAGTTCTTCGCCGCCGTACGGGCCGAGGGCGTCCGCCTGACGCCGCAGACGCGGGACATGAACCCGATCTACACCGGCAAGGACGTGTCGTACATCGACACCAAGCAGGCGCAGCGGCACGCCGAGACGCGGCTCGCCGACGCCGAGAAGTTCGCCGCGATCGCCACCGCGACCCTCGGCGCGCCCTACCCGCATGCCGCGCTCGACAAGGCCTGGCGGCAGATCGCGTACGGCGCGCACCACGACGGCATCACCGGCTCGGAGTCCGACCAGGTCTATCTGCATCTGATGACGGGCTGGCGGGAGGCGTACGACCTGGGCGGGAAGGTGCTCGACGCGTCGCTGCGCCGCCTCGGCGAGGGGCTGACCGGCGTCGCCGTCTGGAACCCCTCCTCCTGGCCCAGGACCGACCTCGTCCGCGTGCGGCTGACGCTGCCCGAGCCCGGCTCGTACGGCGTCGCGCTCGACCCGCCCACGCGGGGAGTGCTGCTGGAGCACCCCGAGCGGCACCTCGACGGCAGCCTCGCGGCCGTGGACGCGGTCTTCGTCGCCGACGACGTGCCCGCGCTCGGATATCGCACGTTCCGGCTGGTGCCCACCCGCGAGCCCGCGCGGATCGGCTGGGCCGTACGCGAGGGGACCCGGATCGCGAACGCCACCCACGCGGTGGAGGCCGACCCCGAGCGCGGCGGGACGGTGACGAGCCTGATGGTCGAGGGCCGCGAGCTGCTGCAGCAGGACCGGGTGGGCAACGAACTGCTCGTCTACGACGAGCACCCGGCGCACCCCCGCTTCGGCGAGGGCCCCTGGCACCTGGTGCCGAGCGGCGGGGTGACGGGCTCGGCCGCCGCCCCTGCGGAGGTCCACGTCGCCGAGTGCCCGGCGGGCCGTCGGATCGTCGTCACCGGCAAGGTCGGCCCGGTGGCCTACACGCAGGAGATCACGCTCTGGGACGGGCTGCCGCGGGTGGACCTCACCACCCACGTGGACGAGTTCCACGGCTCCGACGTGCTGCTGCGGCTGCGCTGGCCGGTGCGGGCGCCGGGGGCGCTGCCGGTCAGCGAGGTTGCGGGCGCCGTCGTCGGCCGCGGCTTCGGCCTCATCGACGTGGACTCCGCGGAGCACCCGTGGACGCTGGACAACCCCGCGCACAACTGGTTCGCGCTGTCGTCCACCGCCCGCGTCGTGCTGCGCTCGCCCGCCGGGCGGCCCCTCGGCGCGCGGGCCGTCGGCGTCGCCGAGATCATCGCGCCGCGCGACGCCGACGCCGCCGACCTGAGAGACCTCGCCGTCGCCCTCGTACGGCAGGGCGTGACCTCGACGTGCTCCACCGGGCCCGGCACCCGGTACGGCAACCTGGCCGTGGACTCCAACCTGCCCGACGTACGCATCGCGGTCGGCACGCCCGACGAGAACCCGTTCGTCGCGGCGCTGCTGGACGACACGGAGGCGGCGGAGCTGCGCGCCCGTCTCGCCGCCGAGGGACGGGCCCGCCTGTGGGTGCCCGCCGACGAGCCGCTGGAGAAGGTCTGGGTGCCGGGCGCGGACCTCACCGGCCTCCGTGACCTTCCGGTGCTCGTGGTCTGCGGCGAGGGCGCGGTGGGGGAGCTGATCGAGGACCTCGCCGACGCGGCCGTGGAGGTGGTGACGGACGCCGAGCCGGCCGACGCCTCACTCGACGACTTCACGATCGGGCTGATCAACCGGGGCCTCCCGGGTTTCGCCATCGATCCCTCGGGGGCGATGCACGTGTCACTTATGCGGTCGTGCACCGGCTGGCCGTCCGGCGTGTGGATCGACCCGCCGCGCCGCACCGCTCCCGACGGCTCCGGCTTCCAGCTCCAGCACTGGCCCCACGCGTTCGAGTGCTCCCTGGTGGCCGGGCCGGGCGACTGGCGCGCGGCCGATCTCGTACGGCTCGGCCACGACGTCAACCACCCGCTGGCGGCGACCGTGGGCCGGGACGGGCCGGCGGGCGAGTCGCGGTCGTTCCTGGAGACCGGGCCCGGCCTGGTCCTCACCGCGCTCAAGGCGGCGGGCAACCCGATCGCGTCCGGCCGTACGCCCGGCCCGGTGACCGCGCTGACCGCCCGCGTGTGCGAGGCCGGTGGCCGCACCGTCCCGCTGTCGATCGCCACGACGCTGCCCCTGGACACGGGTTCCGGGGGAACGGCGCCGTGGCGGCGGGCAGATCTCCTGGAGAACGTCACCGGTGACGCCCCCGGCACGCTCGACGGCATGGAGATCGTCACGCTCGTCGCTCCGCTCCGTCCCGTGCCGTCCGGGGACGTGGCAGGGGATCGGGCGACCGGTCCCAGGGTGAACGGTCCTAAGGCGGGCGTCGCGACGGCGGATGTGGCGGGGCTGCGGGCCGGTGGCTCTGAGGCGAGCGGTCCTGGCAGGAGTGCCGGTGGCCGGTTGGCGGCCTGGGGGAACGCGCCCGTGGTGCCGGAGATCGAGCCGCACCAGCCGGTCCACACGCGTTACTGGCTGAACAACACCGGGCCCGCGCCGATGGGCGACCTGCCGGTCGCCGTGCATCTGTCCCCGTCCGACCTGGACGTCTCGGGGTCGGTGGACCTGACCCTGACCATCGCCTCCGGCCTCACGGAGGACCGGGCGGAGGGCGTGGTCACGCTCACCGCCCCCGACGGCTGGTCGGTGACGCCCGCCGTCCGGCCGTACGTGCTGCCTCCCGGAGGGCACGCCACCGTGCCGGTCCGGCTCACGCCGCCCGCCGACGCCGAGATCGGTCTCCACGTGCTCGCCGCGCGCATCGAGTTCGGAGGCCAGGCGTACGAGGACGTGACCCGGCTGCACGTGGTCAGGCCGGGGGAGGGCGGGCGGCGGTCACCGGGGCTGGAGGTGTCCCTGGAGGGCCTCGGCCACCCGCCGCATCTGCGGCTGCGGCCCGGAGACCGGGCCGAGGTCGTGGTGCGGCTGCGGTCGGAAGCACGCTCGCCGGTGGCCGCACAGGCACAGCTCGTCAGCCCGTGGCAGACGTTCGAGATGTTCCCCGAGTGGAACGGCGGGGCCGTCGTGCCGCCCGAGGGCGAGGCGGAGGTGTGCTTCCCGGTACGCGTGCCGCCCGGCGCTCGCCCGGGCCGCTGGTGGGCGCTGGTGAAGGTCGCCTGCGCCGGGTGGCTGCACTACACCGACACCATCGAGGTCGAGGTCGAGCCGTGA
- a CDS encoding MBL fold metallo-hydrolase yields the protein MDLVELLPSLYFLRFPVGHVYLWRDPDGLTLIDSGVPGSAPLIADAVRTLGHAPSDVRRLVLTHFHEDHTGSAADIAAWGDVTVCAHRDDAPFVRGEAAGPAPILSGWEQELWDHVHADMPHVPAPPVRVDRELDDGDTLGFGGGARVLAVPGHTPGSLALHLPEQGVLFTGDTIARAPDGQVILGVFNADPPAAVASLVRQAALDVEIACFGHGEPVTKGASRLIADTAARLTG from the coding sequence ATGGATCTGGTCGAACTGCTCCCCAGCCTGTACTTCCTGCGGTTTCCCGTGGGGCACGTCTACCTGTGGCGCGACCCCGACGGGCTGACCCTGATCGACTCCGGGGTTCCCGGCTCCGCGCCGCTCATCGCGGACGCCGTCCGTACGCTCGGGCACGCGCCGTCCGACGTACGGCGCCTGGTGCTGACGCACTTCCACGAGGACCACACCGGCTCGGCGGCCGACATCGCCGCCTGGGGCGACGTCACCGTGTGCGCCCACCGCGACGACGCGCCGTTCGTCCGGGGCGAGGCGGCCGGACCCGCGCCGATCCTGTCCGGCTGGGAGCAGGAGTTGTGGGACCACGTGCACGCGGACATGCCGCACGTGCCCGCGCCGCCCGTGCGCGTCGACCGCGAACTGGACGACGGCGACACGCTCGGCTTCGGCGGTGGCGCGCGCGTGCTCGCCGTGCCCGGTCACACTCCGGGCAGCCTCGCGCTGCACCTGCCGGAGCAGGGAGTGCTGTTCACCGGCGACACCATCGCCCGCGCCCCCGACGGCCAGGTCATCCTCGGTGTGTTCAACGCCGACCCGCCCGCCGCCGTCGCCTCGCTCGTACGGCAGGCGGCCCTCGACGTCGAGATCGCCTGCTTCGGCCACGGCGAGCCCGTCACCAAGGGCGCGTCCCGGCTCATCGCGGACACCGCGGCCCGCCTCACCGGCTGA
- a CDS encoding WS/DGAT/MGAT family O-acyltransferase, with protein sequence MAQQVSAFDAQFLNFETGTNLAHIAALTILDPSGRPGGALTREDLVGLLKRRLHLAPPLRRRLVEVPFGLDHPYWAEDSEVDFDYHVRELALPPPGDDHKLAEQVARLHGSRLDRGRPLWEIYLIHGLAGGRVAIYTKVHHAAVDGVTGAEVLAAVMDFEPEPSAVPGPETVAEPEPAPDAMEMVIRGIGRVIDNPFALLRFVAEAMPRLDEVPFVAQLPGVGLLSRFVRRIGGGDAEPLPELPRMVVPRTPFSGPISRHRRFAFGQLPLDEVKRIKNAFGVTVNDVVMAMCATAMRRWLAKRDELPRQPLVAGIPVSTRGQAGNGTIANEVMLTMTTLPTDVADPGERLLSVNRSMRLLKERLAAAPAAWLLEFSQAMPAALNALAARSAFRIASRTAPAMNLLISNVPGPQTPLYVCGARVTALYPMSVITDVSGGINITVFSYDGKLGFGIVTDRDMVPDVWDLIDYLRDSLAEYGTLAAQREPGTAEPSKPAKQVRPAKPAKPAKAGKPAEQGKTAAPSKPAEQGKPAKRSKLMEPSKAVKPGKAAEQAKAAEQVKAAMPRRTAKAGAEAKGAATSGAGARGAEVTGGPRQEQGAAPRPRRTRKPPEPPSA encoded by the coding sequence ATGGCACAGCAAGTCAGCGCCTTCGACGCGCAGTTCCTCAACTTCGAGACGGGCACCAACCTCGCGCACATCGCGGCGCTCACGATTCTCGACCCCTCAGGCAGGCCCGGCGGCGCGCTGACCCGCGAGGACCTGGTGGGGCTGCTCAAGCGCCGGCTCCATCTCGCGCCGCCGCTGCGCAGACGGCTGGTCGAGGTGCCCTTCGGGCTCGACCACCCCTACTGGGCGGAGGACAGCGAGGTCGACTTCGACTACCACGTGCGGGAGCTCGCCCTGCCTCCTCCGGGCGACGACCACAAGCTCGCCGAGCAGGTCGCCCGGCTGCACGGGTCGCGGCTCGACCGGGGACGGCCGTTGTGGGAGATCTACCTGATCCACGGCCTGGCCGGGGGCCGGGTGGCGATCTACACGAAGGTCCACCACGCCGCCGTCGACGGGGTCACCGGGGCCGAGGTGCTGGCCGCCGTGATGGACTTCGAGCCCGAGCCGTCCGCCGTACCCGGCCCGGAGACCGTGGCCGAGCCGGAGCCTGCCCCCGACGCGATGGAAATGGTGATCAGGGGCATCGGGCGGGTGATCGACAACCCGTTCGCCCTGCTGCGTTTCGTCGCCGAGGCGATGCCGAGGCTTGACGAGGTGCCGTTCGTGGCGCAGCTTCCGGGGGTGGGGCTGCTCTCGCGGTTCGTCCGGCGCATCGGCGGCGGGGACGCCGAGCCCCTGCCCGAGCTGCCCCGCATGGTGGTGCCGCGCACGCCGTTCTCCGGGCCGATCTCGCGGCATCGCCGGTTCGCCTTCGGGCAGTTGCCCCTCGACGAGGTCAAGCGGATCAAGAACGCCTTCGGCGTCACGGTGAACGACGTCGTCATGGCGATGTGCGCCACGGCGATGCGGCGCTGGCTGGCCAAGCGCGACGAGCTGCCCCGTCAGCCGCTCGTCGCCGGGATCCCGGTCTCCACCCGGGGACAGGCAGGCAACGGCACGATCGCCAACGAGGTCATGCTGACCATGACCACCCTGCCGACCGACGTGGCCGATCCGGGCGAACGCCTGCTGTCGGTGAACCGGTCGATGCGTCTGCTGAAGGAACGTCTCGCTGCGGCTCCGGCGGCCTGGCTCCTGGAGTTCAGCCAGGCGATGCCGGCCGCGCTCAACGCGCTGGCGGCCAGGTCCGCCTTCCGGATCGCCTCGCGTACGGCTCCCGCCATGAACCTGCTGATCTCCAACGTGCCTGGGCCCCAGACGCCGCTCTACGTGTGCGGGGCGCGGGTCACCGCGCTCTACCCGATGTCGGTGATCACGGACGTCAGCGGGGGGATCAACATCACGGTCTTCTCCTACGACGGCAAGCTCGGCTTCGGGATCGTCACCGACCGCGACATGGTGCCCGACGTGTGGGACCTCATCGACTACCTGCGCGACTCGCTCGCCGAGTACGGCACGCTGGCGGCCCAGCGCGAGCCGGGTACGGCGGAGCCGAGCAAGCCCGCGAAGCAGGTAAGGCCCGCGAAGCCGGCCAAGCCTGCCAAGGCCGGCAAGCCCGCCGAGCAGGGAAAGACCGCAGCACCGAGCAAGCCGGCGGAGCAGGGAAAACCCGCGAAGCGGAGCAAGCTCATGGAGCCGAGCAAGGCCGTGAAGCCGGGGAAGGCCGCCGAGCAGGCGAAGGCCGCTGAGCAGGTGAAGGCCGCGATGCCGCGAAGGACGGCGAAAGCGGGCGCGGAAGCGAAGGGCGCGGCGACGAGTGGCGCGGGAGCGCGCGGTGCGGAGGTGACCGGCGGGCCGCGCCAGGAGCAGGGCGCCGCGCCGAGGCCGAGGCGGACGCGCAAGCCTCCGGAGCCGCCGTCAGCCTGA
- a CDS encoding DUF3592 domain-containing protein, which yields MSQTALTTLILAGLGLVFGLIGGAITRNAREFRRRAQRASGLVVGLRASRATDGTVYYPAIRFTTIYGQQVEAETSFGSNPPPARPGQEVTVLYDPARPTRIRIDSAAGNGMLLGGIFLAVGIVLFTAGAGVALTQTI from the coding sequence GTGTCACAAACCGCTCTCACCACATTGATCCTCGCGGGCCTCGGGCTCGTCTTCGGCCTCATCGGCGGCGCCATCACCAGGAACGCGCGGGAGTTCCGCCGCCGGGCGCAGCGCGCCAGCGGCCTGGTCGTCGGGCTGCGGGCGAGCAGGGCCACCGACGGCACCGTCTACTACCCGGCCATCCGGTTCACGACGATCTACGGCCAGCAGGTCGAGGCCGAGACCTCCTTCGGGAGCAACCCGCCGCCCGCGCGGCCGGGCCAGGAGGTCACGGTGCTGTACGACCCGGCCAGGCCGACGCGGATCCGCATCGACAGCGCGGCGGGGAACGGCATGCTCCTCGGCGGCATCTTCCTCGCGGTGGGCATCGTGTTGTTCACCGCGGGGGCGGGGGTTGCGCTGACCCAGACGATCTGA